ACAACTTATTCCCTTACCAGACGCTATTTGTAAACTATTTTCATACAACTCAAAACCAATATATGCTCTTTTGGCGTCTTAAAGACGCCTAATTGACTTGCAAGAGGTGCCCTTTTGAGGGCTTACTAACGCCCTTTTGAAGTCCTATTAAGCACCTTTTCCTATACTATTTTATAACTAACTGATTTCCTGTTGGTTGCAAACTTGCACTTTGTACGTGTTTTTGCCCTTATTTATAGATGTTTTATTCGAAATTATGTAAGGGTTTTTCAAATCCTTGTTTACGTAATTTTCAATATATTAAAAGAAGGTTTTTTCTGTGTCGAAAGGTGATAATAGAATAGACAGTGGACAGTTTTAGCTACGTATTCGCTTAATAATAAACTTTCAATAACGTTTTAGAAAGTATAAAAGACTGTGGGCTGCATCAATAAGATTGCTATTGACAATCATACTGATACAGCCCACATTATTTATATATAGGTCTTATCGATTGAAAGACTTATTTTTTCTTCTTCATATCAAGCACCAACTTACCTACATAAATAGCATGCTTACCATTCTGATCGTCGCCAACCATCTTGCCGTCAAGGTCTTTCACGTACTCTAACTTTGTAAGATAGGTATGTGAGTGACCACCCAATACAAGGTCAAGACCACGAGTTCCAGCAATAACCTCCTCATCACTGACCCCTTCTATGTTCCAACCAAGGTGAGAGATACAGATAATAAGGTCGCACTTCTTTGCCTTTAATTCGTTGATAACCTTCTGTGCACAAGCGACAGGGTCGTTATAAACAATTGGACCATAGTTAGCTTTCACTACCAAACCATCCAACTTAGGAGCAAGACCGAAGACACCTATCTTTAAACCATTACGTTTCAAGATAACATAAGGCTTCACCAAACCCTGAAGTGGCGTACCAGTGAAATCGTAATTAGCACATACAATAGGGAACTTAGCCATCTTAAAGAGGCGAATCATATTGTCCATACCAAAGTCGAACTCATGGTTACCAATCGTAGCAGCGTCATAGTGCATCTGATTCATCAGTCCCACTTCAACATCACCCTTGAACATTGTGTAATAAGGTGAGCCTTGTGAGAAGTCGCCACTATCAAAGAGTAGCAAGTCAGGTTGCTTCTTTCTCTCTTCTTTAATCATAGCCACACGGCGCACGAAACCGCCTCGCCCAGCCTTCATCGTGTCTGCAAGATTTGTGTTAAGCGGATAGATCTGACTATGCGCATCGTTGGTATGCAGAATTGTTAACTGCTTATCCTGACCGAAAGCGAGAACAGTTAGGAAGCAGAAAGTAATCAATAATATATTTCTTTTCATATTTATGTGTCGTTAAAAGATTATTCCACGCGGATACGTCCTTCTGTGTGAGCATTAACTACCTTACCTTGAGCTGTCTGCTCCTTGAAATAATTCATAATGATGAAACGTGTGTTGTTACTGCTTTCTTGTGGTGAAACAACACTTGTTGCAGACTTAAACGCCTCCATCTTATCATTTCCCTGTGCCAAGTAATCAAGCGTAGCAATACGATAACTTGCCTTTGGATCAATCTCCTTACCATGCAAACGTGCTGACTTTAGCTTATGGTCGCGTGTGAAAACAAGTTCTACACCATGGCTAACAGCCTCACCACCAGTATGAGCCATCTGTGAGAACAGCTCTAAAAGTTTCTCACCAGAAAGTGTTACGAAGCAAATTTTGTTCTCGAAAGGTGCAATATCCAACACGTCACCAAAGGTAATCTTACCCTTAGAAAGGGCTGCACGGATACCACCCATATTATAAACACCAAAGTCAACCTTCTCATTATAATCGCGTGCAGCCCACACCATGATGTCTGCCAACAGATTAGAGAGATCGCTCTCTGGGCGGTGTGCCACCATGTCGTGGTCAACCTCGCCCACAACAGGTCCCATCACCGAATCAACCTTGTGCTTAAATGGTTCCATAAACTTTGCTGCCCCAGCATCAGGAGTAGCATCATATCGATTATCAACCAGCACACGTGTACGCTGAATGCCAGCTAACTCATAATGAGAAGCACAGCCCGTCAACGCCAGTAATGCTGTTAATCCAGACAGATAAACCGTTTTTTTATACATATATAATGACTTTTATAGTTCTCATAAATATTTATCAGAGTAGGAAATAGCCCTACTTTGGTTAACTTCCAACGTCACCCACCCTACTGCTTAGGTAACATCGGAAGTCGATAATATTCAAAAAGATAATGCAAAAGTAAGAAAAAAAAACGAATCAAATGCTTGTCACAAGACTAAAGATATATTGCCACATAGAAAAATACGTTCAAAATAAAGCGCATAGAACTACATATACCTCATTTTAGGTATTGCACGTTCTATAGAATATAAATACTTTTGCAGACGTTTATTAACACTCATAGGATTGTATTTATATGAAGAAAGAAACAATTTATCTATCTCTCGCAATGCTTGCAATGGCAACAACACCTTGTAATGCACAATCAGAAGAGATTAAAGACTCCACACAACATCTCGAAGAAGTAACAATCAGCACCACACGTATGCCTGAAATAAAGCAGAATGCGGCTGCTACAGTTACTATTATTGACCAAAAGCAAATAGCAGAAATGAGCAAATCGGCTCCCGATATCACCCATCTCTTGGGCATGCTCACGCCTGGTATGGCTCTATCAAGTAATACTACAAGCTCGCGTGCACAATCACTTCGTGGAAGAAGTGCACTCATCTTGATTGATGGTATACCTCAATCAACTCCTTTACGTTCAACAGACCGCGATATCCGAACCATAGATATCGCTGCTATTGACCATATAGAAGTGGTAAAAGGATCTACCGCTCTCTATGGTAATGGTGCTATCGGAGGATTGATAAACATCATAACTAAGAAGAATACCACCAGCAAGGCTGTAGCTGGAGAGACGACTCTCTCGGGTTCAACTTACAACTTCTTCCGTCACGGAAAAGGGCAAGGTTATCGCATCAACCAGCAAGTTTATGGTCGTGTGGGTCAGTTTGATTATCTCGTAAATGGGGCTTTTGGACGTACAGGCAGTGCTATTGATGGTGATGGAAAGTTTATCTCTCCACGCTACGGACTCGGTGATACCTATACAACAAACGTACTTGTTAACCTCGGTTATTCCCTATCTCCAAAGAACAGAATCGAATTAATGTATAATTTTTATCGTAGTTTGCAAGACACGAAATTGATTCCTTTCGGTGGAAAATACCTCCAGAGTCCTTCTATTGGTATCATTGGTAATAAGGATCCACAGGCAGTTGATGAGGGAACAAGATACAATCACAATGCTTACCTCAAGTTTACTTCAAAGGATATCTTCAAACATACCGACTTAGAAGCATCTGTTTATGGTTCAGGGATATATACTATCTTCGACTTCCGTAAGGCTAACCCAGCACAGCCAAGATGGGAAGAAACAAGCGGACAGTCGGCTGTTAAGGATCGTAAGTTTGGTTTCCGCACCCAGTTTAATACTCGACTTATATTCTCTGAGAATGCTTTTGCACATTTAGCTTATGGTTATGACTATCTCTACAACAAGACATCACAACCTTTGGTAGATGGTAGATACTGGATGCCATGGCTGACAAGTAACAACCATGCGCCCTTTGTTCAAATGAAGACTACGCTCTGGCAGCACCTTAACGTCAAACTTGGAGGACGTTATGACTTCATTAATGTGAACGTACCAGACTATGATGTATTGCGTAATAAGCTCTCCGACCCACAGGTTCAGGTCAAGGGTGGAAAGCTAAAGTATAATAATATGTCTTTTAATGTGGGTGTTTCTTATAACAAATATCCTGCTTTTCAACCCTTCGTAGCCTACTCTCAGGGCTTCTCAATCTTTGATTTAGGTCGTACCCTACGCGCTGCTAAGGCGGATGTTCTCTCTAAGATATCAACAGAACCTGTAAAAACAAACAACTACGAGGTGGGTGTTTACTCTGATATTAACCATTGGTTGCAGTTGAATGGATCTGTTTTCTACACCTATTCTAAGCTTGGAAGTGACCTCAAGATAGAGAATGGTTTCTGGGTAGTCAACCGTACTCCACAGAAGGTGTATGGTGTTGAGTTGAGTGCAGATGCACAAATTCTCCGTAACTTAAAGGCTGGTGCTAACTTCTCATGGTTCGAAGGTAAGCTCAAATCAGCTACTGGTGATTGGGACACATACATGTCGAACATTTCCATTCCAGCTGCTAAGTTGGCAATGTATGTCAACTATGCTCCAGTCAAGAACACCTATCTCCAACTGCAATACATGCACACCGGTAAACGTGACAGATTTACTCCTAATGCATCAGGAGTATATAAGGAGGGTGAAGGTATCGTAAATCGTATCAACTTACTAAACCTTACTGCAGGCGTAAAGATGAAGGTTTGTGACTTAAGTTTGGCTGTATCCAACTTATTGAACTACACTTATTACACACCAGCATCTATGATGATGGCACGTAATGCAGAGTATGCACATGCTGATGGACGCAAGATAACACTCACAGCAGTGTTCAAGTATTAATGTTCAAACACTCGATATACTTATTCTCAGGTACTAAAAGGACATTATATAACAAAGTAAAGTTAGATAAAGTTTACCTCTTATGATTATATAAGATACCCTTCTAAAAACAGAAGCAGCCCATAGTATATCATAAACTATAAGCAGGGAAGACGGAATAGAACAAGTATTCTACCGCTTCCCTGCTTTCCTTTTAGTCCTTCCGTTAAAAGTGTAGATTGTTAGTAGAATGAGATTAATCCACATACATGGTATGCTTTCATCCAATAAGATTGTTTTATAAAGACTCAACACCCAACAACCATCACCCAACACCGGTATAATTACCTCCAATTAGATGGTTTTAGAACGGGGGATAAACTACATAACAATTGTAATTAGGTACGATGTCTATCTTATCTTCTACAGACAACTTATTCCTATTAGCCTAATTAGGCTATTTGGTCCAATTGGGCTAATTTGGCTAATAACTTATTATTCTGTCATAATTTTTCACATCATAATTTTGAATACATGCTCTTTTGGCTTCTTAAAGACGCCCAATTGCCTTGCAAAAGGTGCCCTTTTGAGGGCAACTAACGCCCTTTTGAAGTCCAATTAAGCACCTTTTACTTTGCAACTTTATAACTAATTGATTTCCTGTTGGTTGCAAACCTGCCTCTTATATGTGTTTTTGCCGTCCTTTATAAATGTTTTACCCGAAATTATGTAATGATTTTTCAAACTCTTATCTACAGATTTTCAAAGTCTTAAATGAAATGGTTTTTAGTGTCAGAGTATGAGAATAGGACAGATTGTTGACTATTTTAGCTATACCTTTGTTTAATGAGTAACTTCGATTCTTCCGTTAACGCAATACGAAAAGTGTCCACACATTTAACGGAAGAACCATTCTCTGACTTCTCAAAAGCCTGGTTTATCGCTTCACACCTTATCTACTACCAACGTATAGATAAGCCTTCATTACTACATGAGAGACACACTATCAGCCCTCTACACCTCAGAAAGACAATAGTTGCAACCCTATTAAAAGACCACAAACGCAGAATGCAACTATTAAAAAGCCATTAAACCTTTGACAGAAACGCATAATTACTTACTTTTGCAACACATATCAATCAATTCAACAAAACATTTATTATTATGAAAAAGAGTTTGTTCGTTAGCATGGTTATGCTGTTCGTCGGCATGACTGTCAATGCGCAGGATTACAAAAAACAATCGTTCATACCAGAAGCAGCTATGCCAGATGCAGGTATCTACCTCCCAGCTCCACCTGACACAGCATCTTATCAATTTGATTATGACTTCCGTCAGTATTGGTGGGGTCGAAAGATGAGAGAAGACAAAGAACGTGCTGCACAAGCAAAGTTCGACGCCAACTTCGATGTTGATTCTGTTCTCGTAGGCTTTGCTCCTTCTTTTGGTTTGCTTATCACACCAGAAAAGACACCAGAGACCTACAAACTCATGTGCATGATAGGTATTGATGGCAACCATGCTGTCGACCGTGCTAAAGCTAAATATATGCGTAAACGTCCGTTTGCACAGTTCCATGAGCATACACTTCAACCTCAGTTTGAGGCAGAGTTGATTAACAACGGCTCTTATCCTTCAGGTCATACCTGTCGTGGTTGGATCTTCGGATTGACACTCACAGAGCTGAATCCATCACGTGGTAACGAGATTATGAAGCACGCTTACGAGTATGGTCAGAGCCGAGTAATCTGTGGCTATCACTATCAGAGCGATGTCGATGCAGGCCGTCTTTGTGCAAGTGTAGGCTTTGCTGCCGTACAATCATCTGATGCTTTCCAAAAGCAAATGGCAAAGGCTAAGAAAGAAATAGCCAAGGTGCTTGCAACAAATAAGCATTAAAAAGCTAACAATTACTTTGTTATTTCATTGAAAAGTAGTAACTTTGCACCGCTTTTCGGCGTAACCGCTGATCGTGGAAGAGTCATGGATTACGTTACGTTGGAACGACAAACAATATTTAATTAATAGAAAAATGGATTTAATTAAAGTTGCTGAAGAAGCATTTGCAACCGGCAAGCAGTTCCCAGAGTTCAAGGCTGGTGACACTATCACTGTCGCTTACAAAATCGTCGAGGGTAACAAGCATCGTATTCAGCTCTACCGTGGCGTAGTTATCAAGATTTCTGGTCATGGTGAGAAGAAGCGTTTCACAGTTCGTAAGATGTCAGGCACCATCGGTGTTGAGCGTATCTTCCCAATCGAGTCACCAAACATCGATTCTATCGAGGTGAACAAGCGCGGTAAGGTTCGTCGTGCGAAACTCTACTACCTCCGTGAACTCACAGGTAAGGCTGCACGCATCAAGGAGAAGAGAACTGTTGTTGCAGAGAAGTAAGCCCTTGGAAATCCAAGAAAATAAAAGTCCGAAACTATTGGTTTCGGACTTTTTTATTTACCTATTAATAAGCATTCTTGGACATTCATTATTGATAAAGCTAACGAAAGAAGGAGAGAAAGAGTTATCATATTATGTAATCTAAAATGCCTTCTTATCAGTTTTTTGAGTGTAAAGATAAAAACTTCTCACCGTAAAAACACATATAAATAATGTAGGGACATACGCTTTGCTTATCTTGTGATAGGTATCACTTACAGATAAACACATCATATGTCCCTACAATCCTTCAGAGATAAACTTTCAGAGAATCCTCCCCTACTCACTCTCTCTACAGAGCAATTAATCTTCGTAATTCAACTTTGCATCATTTTCCCCATGCAAAGCCGCATTTAAGTCTTTCCAATTTTGGAAACCAGCAAAGAGAGCCAGCCTGTCTAAAGTCTTTTTAGAAGGTTTTTCCTTCCCCTTGAAATAACCTATCAACTTATTCAAAGATGACGATTCCAAGTGGATGTGATAAAGTGCTAACCTACTGGACAATCTTTCTAAGTCAGAAGCCAGTTCTCTGCGGATATTTGCCTTTTGACCAAGCTCCTCGATAATGGTTCTAAGCTTCTTTTTCATTTCTCATTCTTCACTATATATACTAACGTGATACAAAAGTAATAAAAGAATAAGTAATTAA
The Prevotella melaninogenica DNA segment above includes these coding regions:
- a CDS encoding bifunctional metallophosphatase/5'-nucleotidase is translated as MKRNILLITFCFLTVLAFGQDKQLTILHTNDAHSQIYPLNTNLADTMKAGRGGFVRRVAMIKEERKKQPDLLLFDSGDFSQGSPYYTMFKGDVEVGLMNQMHYDAATIGNHEFDFGMDNMIRLFKMAKFPIVCANYDFTGTPLQGLVKPYVILKRNGLKIGVFGLAPKLDGLVVKANYGPIVYNDPVACAQKVINELKAKKCDLIICISHLGWNIEGVSDEEVIAGTRGLDLVLGGHSHTYLTKLEYVKDLDGKMVGDDQNGKHAIYVGKLVLDMKKKK
- a CDS encoding 5'-nucleotidase C-terminal domain-containing protein — translated: MYKKTVYLSGLTALLALTGCASHYELAGIQRTRVLVDNRYDATPDAGAAKFMEPFKHKVDSVMGPVVGEVDHDMVAHRPESDLSNLLADIMVWAARDYNEKVDFGVYNMGGIRAALSKGKITFGDVLDIAPFENKICFVTLSGEKLLELFSQMAHTGGEAVSHGVELVFTRDHKLKSARLHGKEIDPKASYRIATLDYLAQGNDKMEAFKSATSVVSPQESSNNTRFIIMNYFKEQTAQGKVVNAHTEGRIRVE
- a CDS encoding TonB-dependent receptor; this encodes MKKETIYLSLAMLAMATTPCNAQSEEIKDSTQHLEEVTISTTRMPEIKQNAAATVTIIDQKQIAEMSKSAPDITHLLGMLTPGMALSSNTTSSRAQSLRGRSALILIDGIPQSTPLRSTDRDIRTIDIAAIDHIEVVKGSTALYGNGAIGGLINIITKKNTTSKAVAGETTLSGSTYNFFRHGKGQGYRINQQVYGRVGQFDYLVNGAFGRTGSAIDGDGKFISPRYGLGDTYTTNVLVNLGYSLSPKNRIELMYNFYRSLQDTKLIPFGGKYLQSPSIGIIGNKDPQAVDEGTRYNHNAYLKFTSKDIFKHTDLEASVYGSGIYTIFDFRKANPAQPRWEETSGQSAVKDRKFGFRTQFNTRLIFSENAFAHLAYGYDYLYNKTSQPLVDGRYWMPWLTSNNHAPFVQMKTTLWQHLNVKLGGRYDFINVNVPDYDVLRNKLSDPQVQVKGGKLKYNNMSFNVGVSYNKYPAFQPFVAYSQGFSIFDLGRTLRAAKADVLSKISTEPVKTNNYEVGVYSDINHWLQLNGSVFYTYSKLGSDLKIENGFWVVNRTPQKVYGVELSADAQILRNLKAGANFSWFEGKLKSATGDWDTYMSNISIPAAKLAMYVNYAPVKNTYLQLQYMHTGKRDRFTPNASGVYKEGEGIVNRINLLNLTAGVKMKVCDLSLAVSNLLNYTYYTPASMMMARNAEYAHADGRKITLTAVFKY
- a CDS encoding acid phosphatase; the protein is MKKSLFVSMVMLFVGMTVNAQDYKKQSFIPEAAMPDAGIYLPAPPDTASYQFDYDFRQYWWGRKMREDKERAAQAKFDANFDVDSVLVGFAPSFGLLITPEKTPETYKLMCMIGIDGNHAVDRAKAKYMRKRPFAQFHEHTLQPQFEAELINNGSYPSGHTCRGWIFGLTLTELNPSRGNEIMKHAYEYGQSRVICGYHYQSDVDAGRLCASVGFAAVQSSDAFQKQMAKAKKEIAKVLATNKH
- the rplS gene encoding 50S ribosomal protein L19 translates to MDLIKVAEEAFATGKQFPEFKAGDTITVAYKIVEGNKHRIQLYRGVVIKISGHGEKKRFTVRKMSGTIGVERIFPIESPNIDSIEVNKRGKVRRAKLYYLRELTGKAARIKEKRTVVAEK